In Myxococcus stipitatus, the following are encoded in one genomic region:
- a CDS encoding MOSC domain-containing protein — protein sequence MPRSPRLTGRVVRVLVCIEKKTFVTQEVAEVPVTFEGIEGDRHAGHTRPADVRTPWYPKGTPIRNTRQLSLVSSEELALVADTLGIPEVLASWLGANLELVGIPRLTQLPPGSRVFFPQDAVLAVEGDNDPCTGPGKVIESHHPGHEKLASRFVKAAWERRGLVAWVDRPGVIRAGDEVQVMLPKPVTYSLPTE from the coding sequence ATGCCTCGTTCTCCGCGACTGACCGGCCGCGTGGTCCGCGTCCTGGTGTGCATCGAGAAGAAGACCTTCGTCACGCAGGAGGTGGCCGAGGTGCCGGTGACCTTCGAGGGAATCGAGGGAGACCGTCACGCGGGGCACACGCGTCCGGCGGACGTGCGCACGCCCTGGTACCCCAAGGGCACGCCCATCCGGAACACGCGGCAGCTCTCGCTGGTGTCGTCGGAGGAGTTGGCGCTGGTGGCGGACACGCTGGGGATTCCGGAGGTGCTCGCGTCGTGGCTGGGCGCGAACCTGGAACTCGTGGGCATCCCCCGGCTGACGCAGTTGCCGCCGGGCTCGCGTGTGTTCTTCCCGCAGGACGCAGTGCTGGCGGTGGAAGGGGATAACGACCCTTGCACCGGCCCGGGCAAGGTCATCGAGTCACATCATCCAGGCCACGAGAAGCTCGCGAGCCGCTTCGTGAAAGCAGCGTGGGAGCGCCGGGGCCTGGTGGCCTGGGTGGACCGGCCCGGCGTCATCCGCGCGGGCGACGAAGTCCAGGTGATGCTGCCCAAGCCCGTGACGTACTCGTTGCCCACGGAGTGA
- a CDS encoding electron transfer flavoprotein subunit beta/FixA family protein yields the protein MKILVTAKRVEDPESKIKVKPDGSGIVQEGLKYKINPFDEIGVEEGLRLVAKHQGEVVVVSIGGKEVQEQLRHALAMGAHRAVWVNHTGPLDQLGIAALIQKVAEKEKPDLVILGKQSIDDDQNQVGQYLAEFLGWGQATFASKVESLESAEEKNKEPAVKLTADKKAVQVVREVDNGLATLECQLPAVVTTDLRLNQPRYASLPGIMKAKSKPIEELTPEKLGVNVTPQIQVLKLSSPPARKAGIKVPDVATLVEKLRNEAKVV from the coding sequence GTGAAGATCCTCGTCACCGCCAAGCGCGTGGAAGACCCCGAGTCCAAAATCAAGGTGAAGCCCGACGGCTCGGGCATCGTCCAGGAGGGGCTCAAGTACAAGATCAACCCCTTCGACGAGATTGGCGTGGAGGAGGGCCTGCGCCTCGTCGCCAAGCACCAGGGCGAAGTGGTGGTGGTGTCCATCGGCGGCAAGGAAGTGCAGGAGCAGTTGCGGCACGCGCTGGCCATGGGCGCGCACCGCGCGGTGTGGGTGAACCACACGGGCCCGTTGGACCAGCTGGGCATCGCGGCGCTGATTCAGAAGGTCGCGGAGAAGGAGAAGCCGGACCTGGTCATCCTGGGCAAGCAGTCCATCGATGACGACCAGAACCAGGTGGGCCAGTACCTGGCCGAGTTCCTGGGCTGGGGCCAGGCCACGTTCGCCTCCAAGGTGGAGTCGCTGGAGAGCGCGGAGGAGAAGAACAAGGAGCCGGCCGTGAAGCTCACCGCGGACAAGAAGGCCGTCCAGGTGGTGCGCGAGGTCGACAACGGGCTGGCGACGCTGGAGTGCCAGCTGCCGGCCGTCGTCACCACGGACCTGCGCCTGAACCAGCCGCGCTACGCCAGCCTCCCGGGCATCATGAAGGCCAAGAGCAAGCCCATCGAGGAGCTGACGCCGGAGAAGCTGGGCGTGAATGTCACCCCGCAGATCCAGGTCCTGAAGCTTTCGTCCCCGCCCGCGCGCAAGGCCGGCATCAAGGTGCCGGACGTTGCCACGCTGGTGGAGAAGCTGCGCAACGAGGCGAAGGTCGTCTAA
- a CDS encoding MBL fold metallo-hydrolase — translation MSVELRRNGLHLTGTLLALDAKRKSPLSFVSHGHSDHIARHERTIATVATLRFMEHRLGPVSAPLAAPFRRPFELGPLVLELLPAGHILGSAQLRVIRADGRRIVYTGDLNVVPSLTAEATEVAECDTLVIESTFGHPRYRFPPRAEVFGQVEAWVRRQWERDAVPVLLGYPLGKSQEAMKYLASRGYSLVAHSSIYEVVQLYAELGVPIENVRCFTGKVEPGEVLFFPPHQARSGALAHLWPRGTAVLTGWALDPGAARRYGADVAFPVSDHADFPSLMAYVKATGASEVVTCHGFAEELAQALRDAGVDARPLGGKPQQLALL, via the coding sequence ATGAGTGTGGAGCTTCGGCGAAACGGGTTGCACCTGACGGGCACCCTCCTGGCCCTGGACGCGAAGCGCAAGTCGCCCTTGAGCTTCGTGAGCCATGGGCACTCGGACCATATCGCCCGGCATGAGCGCACCATCGCCACGGTGGCGACGCTGCGTTTCATGGAGCACCGGCTGGGCCCGGTGAGCGCGCCGCTGGCCGCGCCGTTCCGGCGTCCGTTCGAGTTGGGGCCGTTGGTGTTGGAGCTCCTGCCCGCGGGGCACATCCTTGGAAGCGCGCAGCTGCGAGTCATCCGCGCGGATGGGCGGCGCATCGTCTACACGGGGGACTTGAACGTGGTGCCGTCGCTCACGGCCGAGGCCACGGAAGTGGCCGAGTGCGACACGCTGGTCATCGAGTCGACCTTCGGCCATCCGCGCTATCGCTTCCCGCCGCGCGCCGAGGTGTTCGGGCAGGTGGAGGCGTGGGTGCGGCGGCAGTGGGAGCGCGACGCGGTGCCGGTGCTCCTGGGGTACCCACTGGGCAAGAGCCAGGAGGCGATGAAGTACCTGGCGAGCCGGGGCTACTCGCTGGTGGCGCACTCGTCCATCTACGAGGTGGTGCAGCTCTACGCGGAGCTGGGGGTGCCCATCGAGAACGTGCGGTGTTTCACCGGGAAGGTGGAGCCGGGCGAGGTGCTGTTCTTCCCGCCGCATCAGGCGCGGAGCGGGGCGCTGGCGCACCTGTGGCCGCGAGGTACGGCGGTGCTGACGGGCTGGGCGTTGGACCCGGGGGCCGCGCGCCGGTATGGCGCGGACGTGGCGTTTCCGGTGTCGGACCACGCGGACTTCCCTTCGTTGATGGCCTACGTGAAGGCGACGGGGGCGTCCGAGGTGGTGACGTGTCACGGGTTCGCGGAGGAGCTCGCGCAGGCGCTGCGGGACGCGGGGGTGGACGCGCGGCCGTTGGGTGGCAAGCCGCAGCAACTGGCGTTGCTGTGA
- a CDS encoding electron transfer flavoprotein subunit alpha/FixB family protein: MPIVLIVAEQQPDGHLRKASLNAITAGKQLAEKAGGELHIAILGKDPAKVADELKATGAKAVHVGAAAELEHYLAETYAPALATLATELKADYVGMASTAQGKDLMPRLAARLKAAMATDITGLNGSGADITFTRPMWAGNVFAEVKLTTPVKVFTVRATEFAAAAGGQAAAEVKTFAPKVEASKTKFVEFKEVKSARPELTEARVVISGGRGTKGDFKEIEALADDLGAAVGASRAVCDAGWVPNDLQVGQTGKVVAPALYIAAGISGAIQHLAGMKSSKTIVAINKDAEAPIFQVADYGIVADLFKVLPELRAELAKLK, translated from the coding sequence ATGCCAATCGTTCTCATCGTCGCCGAGCAGCAGCCGGACGGGCACCTTCGCAAGGCCTCCCTCAACGCCATCACCGCGGGCAAGCAGCTGGCGGAGAAGGCCGGCGGAGAGCTGCACATCGCCATCCTGGGCAAGGACCCCGCCAAGGTCGCCGACGAGCTCAAGGCCACGGGCGCCAAGGCCGTGCACGTGGGCGCCGCCGCGGAGCTGGAGCACTACCTCGCGGAGACGTACGCCCCGGCGCTCGCCACGCTCGCCACCGAGCTGAAGGCCGACTACGTGGGCATGGCGTCCACGGCGCAGGGCAAGGACCTGATGCCCCGGCTCGCGGCGCGCCTGAAGGCCGCCATGGCCACGGACATCACCGGGCTGAACGGCTCGGGCGCGGACATCACCTTCACCCGCCCCATGTGGGCCGGCAACGTCTTCGCCGAGGTGAAGCTGACCACGCCGGTGAAGGTGTTCACCGTGCGCGCCACGGAGTTCGCCGCGGCCGCCGGTGGCCAGGCCGCCGCCGAGGTGAAGACCTTCGCCCCGAAGGTGGAAGCCTCCAAGACGAAGTTCGTCGAGTTCAAGGAAGTGAAGAGCGCTCGCCCGGAGCTGACCGAGGCGCGCGTCGTCATCTCCGGTGGCCGTGGCACCAAGGGCGACTTCAAGGAGATTGAGGCGCTGGCGGATGACCTGGGCGCGGCCGTGGGCGCGTCCCGCGCGGTGTGTGACGCGGGCTGGGTGCCCAACGACTTGCAGGTCGGTCAGACGGGCAAGGTCGTCGCTCCCGCGCTGTACATCGCCGCGGGCATCAGCGGCGCCATCCAGCACCTGGCGGGCATGAAGTCCTCGAAGACCATCGTCGCCATCAACAAGGACGCCGAGGCGCCCATCTTCCAGGTGGCCGACTACGGCATCGTCGCGGACCTCTTCAAGGTCCTGCCCGAACTGCGCGCGGAGCTGGCCAAGCTGAAGTAG
- a CDS encoding DMT family transporter: MSISTPHSMDGASARMERLKGFQADGALLFITAIWGVTFVVVKDALGFADPFTFVSLRFGVGALALSLVAGRRMFTRTNLRHGALLAVFLFLGFALQTWGLTFTTPSRSAFITGMFVVFVPLLSMLVFRRMPTKAAWMGVVLSVAGLFLLTHPAAGEGGGWLSEGVLLTLACAVAYAAHITLTERYASKEGVLGMVAVQLWGVSLLSAACLPFTTPRVEWHPTLLTAVLVCGLFPSALAISIQTWAQARTSAVRAAVICALEPVFATLCSVVLGYEVLGPPEMLGGGLIFLGVMVAELGSPAWAWWKSRRQGVQAAG, from the coding sequence ATGAGCATCTCCACTCCACACAGCATGGATGGCGCGTCCGCGCGCATGGAGCGGCTCAAGGGCTTCCAGGCGGATGGCGCGCTGCTGTTCATCACCGCCATCTGGGGCGTCACCTTCGTCGTGGTGAAGGACGCGCTGGGGTTCGCGGACCCGTTCACGTTCGTCTCCCTGCGCTTCGGTGTGGGCGCGCTGGCGTTGAGTCTGGTGGCGGGCCGGCGGATGTTCACTCGGACGAACCTCCGCCATGGCGCGCTCCTGGCGGTCTTCCTGTTCCTGGGCTTCGCGCTCCAGACGTGGGGGCTGACATTTACCACGCCGTCCCGCTCCGCGTTCATCACCGGGATGTTCGTGGTGTTCGTCCCGCTGCTGTCGATGCTCGTGTTCCGGCGGATGCCCACGAAGGCCGCGTGGATGGGCGTGGTGCTGTCGGTGGCGGGCCTGTTCCTGCTCACGCACCCTGCCGCGGGAGAGGGCGGCGGGTGGCTGTCCGAGGGTGTGCTGCTGACGCTGGCCTGCGCGGTGGCGTACGCGGCGCACATCACGCTCACGGAGCGCTATGCGTCGAAGGAGGGCGTGCTGGGGATGGTGGCGGTGCAGCTGTGGGGCGTGTCGCTCTTGTCGGCGGCGTGCCTGCCCTTCACCACGCCGAGGGTGGAGTGGCATCCGACGTTGCTGACGGCGGTGCTGGTGTGTGGGCTGTTCCCCAGCGCGCTGGCCATCAGCATCCAGACGTGGGCGCAGGCGCGCACGTCGGCGGTGCGCGCGGCGGTCATCTGCGCATTGGAGCCGGTGTTCGCGACGCTCTGCTCGGTGGTGCTCGGCTACGAGGTGTTGGGCCCGCCGGAGATGCTGGGCGGTGGGCTCATCTTCCTGGGGGTGATGGTGGCGGAGCTGGGCTCGCCGGCCTGGGCTTGGTGGAAGTCAAGGCGACAAGGAGTGCAGGCGGCGGGCTGA
- a CDS encoding pentapeptide repeat-containing protein: MPKAPSIEKLLQNGSAEWNRLRKGGQVPTEHTGATFTQLFSANADLSGLGLVGSEWERCDLSKINFRDTDLSNAYFHGGRLQDCDFRGANLEGATFEKLKLLRCDFTGAKGLDDMEMDDVDMDRVVGLDGEEAPPPPPPPAQGITAFTREQREKALGVQANALLMGEPTAEELPPFKPQDPPGSLFFRGLKRLAMPPLWVLDVPGLRPLVPQRMPPGSSLETLYREAVKTRLENKKPMADPAVVDKAQKALRMGAKDANVAAMYLREVGVLPLFRFATAQVLKGALREEVEVDDLTGSIDPRTTGALLELRLTHEVVEHLQEARRRLAATQLYTALLEAGFSPDNNWDEALESSEAALELAQLATGDNRDALFEGFQVFAALPEEARLRRLAYLAESVTNLELVSRMPEGMEPSWLNGPETRECHEREMTYVQSLKAEDIPSKVAALAKAELGVPEGEVPEESDGDLFIHLRCDVCGKEKLIVQSPDE; encoded by the coding sequence ATGCCGAAAGCCCCCAGTATCGAGAAGCTCCTCCAGAACGGGTCGGCCGAGTGGAACCGACTGCGCAAGGGCGGTCAGGTCCCGACCGAGCACACTGGCGCCACCTTCACGCAACTTTTCTCCGCCAACGCGGACTTGTCGGGCCTAGGGCTCGTGGGTTCGGAGTGGGAGCGGTGCGATTTGTCCAAAATCAACTTCCGGGACACGGACCTGTCGAACGCCTATTTTCACGGCGGGCGCTTGCAGGACTGTGACTTCCGGGGGGCGAACCTCGAGGGAGCCACCTTCGAGAAGCTGAAGCTCTTGCGCTGCGACTTCACGGGCGCCAAGGGCTTGGACGATATGGAGATGGACGACGTGGACATGGACCGCGTCGTCGGTCTGGACGGGGAAGAAGCCCCCCCGCCCCCTCCACCGCCCGCCCAGGGAATCACCGCGTTCACCCGTGAACAGCGCGAAAAGGCGCTGGGAGTGCAGGCGAACGCGCTCCTCATGGGTGAGCCCACCGCGGAGGAGTTGCCCCCGTTCAAGCCGCAGGACCCACCCGGCTCGCTCTTCTTCCGAGGCCTGAAGCGCCTGGCCATGCCCCCGCTCTGGGTGTTGGACGTGCCGGGGCTGAGGCCGCTGGTGCCGCAGCGGATGCCTCCGGGCAGCTCGCTGGAGACGCTCTACCGCGAGGCGGTGAAGACGCGGCTGGAGAACAAGAAGCCGATGGCGGACCCGGCGGTGGTGGACAAGGCGCAGAAGGCGCTGCGCATGGGTGCGAAGGACGCCAACGTGGCGGCCATGTACCTGCGCGAGGTCGGCGTGCTGCCCCTGTTCCGCTTCGCCACCGCGCAGGTGCTCAAGGGCGCGCTGCGGGAAGAGGTGGAGGTGGATGACCTGACGGGCTCCATCGACCCGCGCACGACGGGCGCGCTCCTGGAGCTGCGGCTGACGCACGAGGTGGTGGAGCACCTGCAGGAGGCCCGGCGGCGCCTGGCGGCGACGCAGCTGTACACGGCGCTCCTGGAGGCGGGCTTCAGCCCGGACAACAACTGGGACGAGGCGCTGGAGTCGAGCGAGGCCGCGTTGGAGCTGGCGCAGCTGGCGACGGGCGACAACCGCGACGCGCTGTTCGAGGGCTTCCAGGTCTTCGCAGCGCTGCCCGAGGAGGCGCGTCTGCGCCGCCTGGCTTACCTGGCCGAGTCGGTCACCAACCTGGAGCTGGTGAGCCGGATGCCGGAGGGCATGGAGCCCTCGTGGCTGAACGGGCCGGAGACGCGCGAGTGCCACGAGCGCGAGATGACCTACGTGCAGTCGCTGAAGGCGGAGGACATCCCGTCGAAGGTGGCGGCGCTGGCGAAGGCGGAGCTCGGCGTGCCCGAGGGCGAGGTCCCCGAGGAGAGCGACGGAGACTTGTTCATCCACCTGCGCTGCGACGTGTGCGGCAAGGAGAAGCTCATCGTCCAGTCGCCGGACGAGTGA
- a CDS encoding cytochrome c oxidase assembly factor Coa1 family protein yields MSATPEGSLVPQQGWWGRNWKWVVPVGCLGLLASCGCLGFALVGLGVSSLSGNLGAYTEAVAIATNDAQVRKALGPPIKANGLPKQTSVNSINGVTHARLSIPLDGSQADGMLQVDAQKEGDGDWHYNVLTVEVEDGTRIDLRDDAPSERDALPQGDDSGEPPPPTEEPPGRDGHKPEPGKDSDIEL; encoded by the coding sequence ATGAGCGCGACGCCCGAGGGCTCGCTGGTGCCGCAGCAGGGGTGGTGGGGCCGCAATTGGAAGTGGGTGGTGCCGGTGGGATGCCTGGGGCTCTTGGCCTCCTGCGGCTGCCTGGGCTTCGCGCTCGTGGGCCTGGGAGTCTCGTCGCTGTCCGGGAACCTGGGCGCGTACACGGAGGCGGTCGCCATCGCCACCAACGACGCGCAGGTGCGCAAGGCGCTGGGTCCCCCCATCAAGGCCAACGGCCTTCCCAAGCAGACGTCGGTGAACTCCATCAACGGCGTCACCCACGCGCGGCTCTCCATCCCGCTCGACGGCTCCCAGGCGGACGGCATGCTCCAGGTCGACGCGCAGAAGGAAGGCGACGGGGACTGGCACTACAACGTCCTCACCGTGGAGGTGGAGGACGGCACCCGCATCGACCTGCGGGACGATGCGCCGAGCGAGCGCGACGCGCTTCCCCAGGGCGACGACTCCGGCGAGCCCCCGCCGCCCACCGAGGAGCCCCCCGGCCGCGACGGCCACAAGCCCGAGCCCGGCAAGGACAGCGACATCGAGCTGTAG
- a CDS encoding GNAT family N-acetyltransferase: MRDFFFSGWSKPLRRHLVGPLEVRLLRPADLEVLLAFAAERLSVSPTFLRRQLDARWGKESHERRGAAVGALDTKGRVHGFAWMDSYREEGLPLDGVWVRSLVVAPQARRMGVATQLVSRLLEEAHRQGEPHVRADVDEDNDASLRTFDGLGFRRASARLTEQTNEAWDAAGSTKRLIVLERDAAP, encoded by the coding sequence GTGAGGGACTTCTTCTTCTCAGGCTGGTCCAAGCCGTTGCGACGCCACCTGGTGGGGCCGCTGGAGGTGAGGCTCTTGCGGCCCGCGGACCTGGAGGTGTTGCTCGCCTTCGCCGCGGAGCGGCTGTCGGTGTCCCCCACGTTCCTGCGGCGGCAGTTGGATGCGCGCTGGGGGAAGGAATCCCACGAGCGCCGAGGCGCCGCCGTGGGCGCGCTGGACACGAAGGGGCGGGTGCACGGCTTCGCCTGGATGGACTCGTACCGCGAGGAAGGCCTGCCGTTGGATGGCGTCTGGGTGCGCTCGCTCGTGGTGGCGCCGCAGGCTCGGAGGATGGGCGTGGCCACGCAACTGGTGAGCCGCCTGCTCGAAGAGGCGCACCGGCAGGGGGAGCCTCATGTGCGGGCGGACGTGGACGAGGACAACGACGCGTCCTTGCGAACGTTCGATGGCCTGGGCTTCCGCCGTGCTTCAGCGCGGCTGACCGAACAGACGAACGAAGCCTGGGATGCCGCGGGCTCGACCAAGCGCTTGATTGTCCTCGAGCGGGACGCCGCGCCCTGA
- a CDS encoding RluA family pseudouridine synthase, with protein sequence MIEYRIETDTAGMRLDKHLRKRLPTVPVSHLFKMIRTKKVRVNGKRAQPEQLLAEGDVLTIRGDEQTLRGEDRPKVDRPPPPVDPSRLVILREDDWLMAVDKPSGMAVHTGSGITGGTLVDYVRAYLGPKAVRNDFTASPAHRLDRETSGVILVAKRRPAMVHFTEVFTHGLSKKRYLTLVKGKMTKESGVIDLPLSEHQQTAESKARRGVNMQDALTRWKVVKQSGDAALLSCAIETGRTHQIRRHLAAIGHPVLGDKKYGDFAYNRDVQARWGLKRLFLHAERIEFPHPDGSGKVAVEAALPPELRDVLKRAALLP encoded by the coding sequence ATGATCGAGTACCGAATCGAGACCGACACCGCCGGGATGCGCCTGGACAAACACCTGCGCAAACGGCTGCCCACCGTTCCGGTGAGCCACCTGTTCAAGATGATTCGCACCAAGAAGGTGCGGGTGAACGGGAAACGCGCTCAGCCCGAGCAGTTGCTCGCCGAGGGCGACGTGCTCACCATCCGGGGCGACGAGCAGACCCTCAGGGGCGAGGACCGTCCGAAAGTGGACCGTCCCCCCCCGCCGGTGGACCCCAGCCGGCTGGTCATCTTGCGCGAGGACGACTGGTTGATGGCCGTGGACAAGCCCAGCGGGATGGCGGTTCACACCGGCAGCGGCATCACCGGGGGCACGCTGGTGGACTACGTGCGCGCCTACCTGGGGCCCAAGGCCGTCCGCAACGACTTCACGGCCTCCCCCGCCCACCGGCTGGACCGGGAGACCTCCGGGGTCATCCTCGTGGCCAAGCGCCGGCCGGCGATGGTGCACTTCACGGAGGTCTTCACCCACGGGCTCTCCAAGAAGCGCTACCTCACCCTGGTGAAGGGGAAGATGACCAAGGAGTCCGGGGTCATCGACCTGCCCCTGTCCGAGCATCAACAGACGGCCGAGTCCAAGGCCCGTCGCGGGGTGAACATGCAGGACGCGCTCACCCGCTGGAAGGTCGTCAAGCAGTCGGGCGACGCAGCGCTCCTGTCCTGCGCCATCGAGACGGGGCGCACCCATCAGATAAGAAGGCACCTGGCGGCCATTGGCCACCCGGTGCTGGGGGACAAGAAGTACGGTGACTTCGCCTACAACCGCGACGTGCAGGCGCGCTGGGGGCTCAAGCGGTTGTTCCTGCACGCCGAGCGCATCGAGTTTCCCCACCCGGACGGCAGTGGCAAGGTGGCCGTGGAGGCCGCGCTCCCACCCGAGCTCCGGGACGTGCTCAAGCGGGCCGCGTTGCTGCCCTGA